The following is a genomic window from Desulfobaculum bizertense DSM 18034.
AAGCCTCCCGAGAGCCTTTCTCCAGCTTGAGTGCGTCACAGGCACCAACGCCCAGAGCCAGCATGATAGCGGATTTGGCTGTAGCCGAAGGGACAAGAGGCGTCAGGATAAGCCCACTCACGAACATGGCGAAAAACAGCCCTGGATAGGATGAGCCTGTCATCACCATGCATTTCAGCACAATACGCTTTGCCAGACCTGTTTTCTGCGCAAGAAGTCCAATCAGAAGTGCCCCAATTACAGACCACGGAATGACAGTGGCAAAAGGCTTGGCAAGTGCAATGGGAGCCGGTGCAAGCTTTGCCGCAAAATAAAAAATCGGCAGCAGAATGCCGACCATCGGTGCAGGCAAAATCTCCGTGGCCCAGCACACAATTGCCCAGGCTGTGATTGCAATAAAAATGACCATCTCACGAGTCAGTCCCTCACCACCAACGGTCAGAAGAATCAGAGCCGGAACAAGCAGGGAAAAAAACCAGCCCAACTTCTGTATCAGGGGGAGTGCAGGTTGCGGGCACGCAGTTGCTGTCGAGTTCATGGAAACCTTCCAAAAGCTGAATTTTCATCATGAGCGGTGCCCCAACGAAGCACTCGCCTTGTGAATTTTTGAACTAGACCGGCGACTCCCATATGCACAAGCGATTAAAAGTGAAACGCTTTTAAGCTTTTCTTAATCCGAGAAAGAACTTACACAAAAGCAAGCACTTAGAATATTCGTTTATGACAGGGACAGATTAGGAAAAGGCAGGTATCGTCGCTCTTGTCTTAGCCCACACAATTCAATGCGAGAACAAGCTCATTTTGCGAGAAAAGTATGCGAGTGAACCTGAATCAACTTCGATGTTTTTATTTTGCGGCCAAGCTGGGAAGTGTTTCAAAAGCTGCTGAAACCCTCTTTGTTACTCCATCTGCCGTCTCCATGCAGATCAAAAAACTTGAGAAATGGCTCGACGTCAGGCTCATGATTCGAGAAGGAAACACAATAAAAATGACCCGGGAAGCAAAAAGCATTTTTGCACAAACCCAGGCCGTCTTTGGCGAAATCGACACCCTCGAAACGCAGATTCAGGAACTTAAGCGTTCGCACAAAAATGAGGTCACAATCGGCTGTCACTCCATTCCAGCCAAGTACATCCTCCCCAAACTCATGGACCACATTCAGCGCATAAATCCCACCCTGCGGGTAAAAATGGTCCTCGGCTCAGTCGGCAAGCTCATGCTTCGCCTTCACGAAAATGAACTGGATTTTGTGCTCACAGGCCTTATACCCTCCTGCGTCAAAATCAGTACTATCCCACTCTTTTCTGACGAGCTTTTGCTCGTTGCAAAAACAGGCTCTCGGCACGTTCATAAAACCTCTCTCTCCATTCAGGAACTGGCAACCCTCCCTC
Proteins encoded in this region:
- a CDS encoding LysR family transcriptional regulator translates to MRVNLNQLRCFYFAAKLGSVSKAAETLFVTPSAVSMQIKKLEKWLDVRLMIREGNTIKMTREAKSIFAQTQAVFGEIDTLETQIQELKRSHKNEVTIGCHSIPAKYILPKLMDHIQRINPTLRVKMVLGSVGKLMLRLHENELDFVLTGLIPSCVKISTIPLFSDELLLVAKTGSRHVHKTSLSIQELATLPLLLQREEMPLVDRFLNEANIIPKSAMDGVSADVIKPLLKKDMGGALLLRFTVQEELDSGLLQSVAVKAPLPQAHFSLAYIKEHCISEQLRGLINGLKASHFSRENLL